The Saprospiraceae bacterium genome includes the window TATTAGTGGAATGGGAGTGGTAGCACCTAATGCAGTGGGGCTCCCGGACTTTGAGAATGCCCTGAAAACGGGGCACTCAGGGATACGTTTTCTTCCTGAACTAGAGGAGCTGCAATTTAGTTGCCAGGTTGGTGGTATTCCTCCGCTCACCCATGCGCATTTACAGACTTATTTTTCTGACCTAGACCTGAAACAGTTAAAAGCACATGGCATCCGCTTTGGTTGCATTGCAGGCATAGATGCATGGAAAGATGCAGGGTTGGACTACCCTCTCCCCAGCGAAGAGGCGCCCAATTGGGAGGCAGGTTGCCAGTTTGGGGCGGGGATGTCGGGAATGTCAGTGATTCGATCCGGGATTTATACCGTAGATGAAGGAAAAGTTAAACGGCTAGGGAGTTCTCTAATTCAGCAAACCATGCCCAGCGGGATCAGCGCATATCTCAGTGGTTTATTGGGCTTGGGAAACCAGGTAAGCACCAATTCCTCTGCTTGTAGTACCGGAACGGAGGCTATCATTTTGGGGCTGGAAAGAATTCGCGCAGGAAAAGCCAAAATCATGCTTTGTGGCAGTTGCGATAGTTATGGCCCCTATGTTTGGGGGGGCTTTGATTCTATGCGGGTATTGTGCAGGAAATTTAACCATAGCCCCGAAGCTGCGTCACGCCCCATGAGTGAGACTGCTTCGGGTTTTGTGCCGGGGAGTGGAGCAGGTGCTTTGGTTTTGGAGGAATTAACACATGCACTGGATCGTGGGGCGCCAATTTATGCGGAGGTCATTGGAGGCTATATCAATTCGGGCGGCCATCGGCAAGGTGGTACCATGACGGCGCCAAACCCAAAAGGTATTCAACGTTGTATTGCAGGCGCCATAGCTGATGCAGGCATTCGTCCAGAAGATATTGATGCGATAAGTGGACACCTCACCTCGACGATGGGCGATGTATTGGAAATAAAAAACTGGAGTGAAGCCTTGAATCGAAAAGGAAATAATTTTCCAAAAATAAATTCTCTTAAATCAATGATTGGCCACTGTTTGAGTGCTGCTGGCGCAATTGAGTCGGTGGCAGCTGTTTTACAATTAAAACAACAATTTCTCCACCCTTCCATCAATAGTGAAGACCTCCACCCCGAGATTAGCAGCACCATTGATGCTAATTGTATTCCACAAACTCATACCCCTCATGCCCTAAATATCATTGCCAAATCAAGCTTTGGCTTTGGCGATGTAAATAGTATCGTTTTGTTCAAACATTATAATGCTTAAATTATGGAACAACAAGAAATCATCAACCGACTGAAGGAGATTATCAAAACTTATGTACAGGATAAAGAGGCTTTCGCTGCTATTACCCCTACGACTCACCTCATCAACGATTTAAAAATCAATTCTGCACATGTGGTAGATATCATCCTGGATACAGAAGAGGCTTTTGACATTGAAATTGACGATGAAGCAGCAGAAAAAATGCTCACAGTACAGGCCGCTGTGGATATTGTATCCGAAAAATTAGGTGCCTAGGCCCTGTTTAGCTTTGTGTGTTTTTTTTGCAGTAACTACATGTAAAGAAAATTGCGAATGAGTAAAATTATTTTACAAAATGATAGGGAATGATATCATTTCTTTAGCCGAGGTTCCATCTCTTCGTCCGGGTTTTGTGAAAAAAGTCTGTAGAGCATCGGAATGGCAAGCGCTCAGGGAATCCTTTTCTTCTCATTTAGCCATTTGGCTATTGTGGGCGGCCAAGGAAAGTGCCTATAAGGTGTATCTTAAAGATGGAGGAGAGCAGCGCTTTGCGCCAAAGCGTTTTTTCTTCCGAGTCAGCAAAATAATGGGCACCACTATTTTAGGGAATACGCAAACACCTATTGATAACTACCAGACCCTATTGACCATTGACAAGGAGCTTATTTTTGCCGAGTCCTGGTCAAATGCCGCAGCCTATCAAGATATCATCAGGGCTCATTTCACCTTTAGCTCCAAGCAATACCAGGCGCAATCTTTTCAGCTCCGAGAAGGCGTATTTGCGCTTATTGCTCAGCACTTTGGCCTGCCGGAGCCACTCCTCCGAATAGCGAAAAACAGTTTAGGCGTTCCTTCTATTTGGTGTGGTAAAACGTGCCTACCGCTTAGTATTTCCCTTTCTCACCATGGCTATTTTGGATCGTTTTGCGCGGTAGGGCCAAAAGTCTTAGTGGAGGACATAAAAAACGGCGACCTTTCTAAGGCTGAATGAGGCAGCGTGATGAAATAGAACTATCTCCGGTAGTTTAAAAGTCGGAAAGGGGAATGTTTCTAAGCAGGTGTAGCGTTTCCGACTTCCCATTTTGTTCAAGCTTAGACAGGTGTCCTAAAAAACGATAGCCCATTCTTTGGATAGAATGGGCTACAAGAATATCGTAAAACCTTGTTAATGCCTTATTTACATTTAACCTTTTAGGGTTGATTTTTTAAGAGCATGTTTGGAGGTCGCTTTTGGAGGCAAAAAATGTCAATTTTTCGCTGAGACTAGGCACTTTTTGAAGTGCATACCCTTCGGTACGGACGAAAAAAGTAACGAAGTATCAGCGAAAAAGAGATGGTTTTAGGCCCAAAGGGTGACCTCCAAACATGCTCTTAGGAGGATAATCCTCTTAACCTTAATAAACTATATTAACCTGCAATTAGTTTTCTAAACGTGCTACTTGTCAAAAAAAGTACTTTTTTTAACATTTTTCCTTATTTTCCAGCTGCTTGAATCCGTCTAAGGAATACTTTGGCAACGCTAGCCTCCACACCCTGGATTTCATAGGTTTCTCCATCAGGCATTTTTAATACGAGGTCTTTGTTTTTCAAACCAGCCAAAGCTTCCATGAAACTAGGATTATTGGAGGTCACCTCCAGGATACCTTGTTTGAAACCAAAGTAGTAATACAACTCACTTGGCGACTTCAGGTAGATATAGAGTCGATCATCGTTCTCTCCTGAGGGCATTTTAATTTCGATAAAACAATCGAGCAATTTATTAATGGGCTCTCCATTGATGCTAGTTACTCCAATTTTCTTTTCGTTGGACAAGAAGGATTGGTAATCTGGGTCCCAATTTAGTTTTAGGCGGCTAAATAGGAAAGTATAAGGGTTAAACTTCTTAGGAATGTCCAACATGCCAGAAGAAATCCCATCAATGGCCTCTTTCACTTCCTTATTAGGTGCAAATAGCTCGAAGGCTGCTCTTTTATAAAAATTAATATCAGTCAAATAGGCAATATTCCTAGCATCAAAGCCAGAAGACTGGATATCCGTTACCATGATTTTCAACAATGGTTCGGGTACAATTAATTGCACACCCACCATTAAATCAGCGTCAAGTGGAATCTCAGGGATCAAATTAGCCTTGAGAGCCATGGTATCCTCTTCCGCGGCCATCATATCCAGGTTCTCTTCTTTTTGCTCAACAGGAGGAGGAGGAATTTCTGTTTTGGCGATGCCAGCGGCATCTACTTTAATATACTTCAATCCAGAACCAATATTAAATCTTCCTTCCGCTTCGATTTGGCCTGTTTTATTTTTGAACACCAATTTATTTCCACGGCCTTCATTGGTAACGACTTTCAAGGAATCACCAAAGACAAAATTGTCTTTCTCTTTATCGTATTTTAAAATTCCCGTCACGGGGAAGATTGCCCTGTCTTTTCGGTAGGTCAATGGGGCCATTACGCGAGGATAAATACGCGTTGTTTCTTTACTGAGGAACAACCCCGTTTGGAGCGGATCTCCTTCAAAGCTTTTGGGCTCGTCAAAGCGAATGGCCAAATCATTCTTATCACCTTCATTACTGATCGTAAACCAATATGACTTATGCAATTTATCTGCATCCAGGCGAGCAAAACCATCAAATTTCAAGTTTTTAGATTCCGCATTAAGACTTATTGTTCCTTTGAAGCTGGTTTTGTGATCTATATAAAAATCATCAATTTCGTTTACCTTCCCTGTTGCTCGGGTTACCATTCTTTTTTCCTTCCAACTTCCTTTGCCAACAGGTTGTCCGACAATGTTCTGGAGATCGATTTCTTGTTCGCGATCGCCAATATTGTATTCATAAAATCCGCTGGCTTTGTACATTCTTCTTCCCAGGATTTCAATGGATGCCCGATTGATCACGTGGTACTGGTTGATGGTATCTGCAATAATTTTGGAATTTTCCAGCTTAGCCATATATCCACCAGGTTGGACTTCAATCAAACCACTATCCGGATAAATAAAGGCATCGGCAGCAACCACATAAGGAACCCCGCTGATATTCAATAAACTCGATTTCAAATCATAAAATGCCGCTTTACCTTTAAACTGTAAAGAATCCTGTTCGGGGTGAATGGAGGTAAAAGACCCTAGTTTATCTTCTTCTGTTTTGAAAGTGATGGTTTCTTCCTTCATGTCCCAGTCGAACTCATTCATGGAGGTGATGTACTTGTTGTAGGGAAGCGTGGTCACCAGGAATTCATCATTCGCTTTAAAGGTTCCGATTTGGTCTTCGAAGTCGACCATTCCTTTTACGTTCGTTGTGGTAAGCGCCAATTCGCCAGCGTCAAAAGCCTTAATGCTAAGATTGGTGGTATCTGCATCGGCAGAAAAAGCACCAAAGGAGAAAAGGTTGGAACGCATACTGGCCTTATCCCAATCAAAAAGC containing:
- a CDS encoding acyl carrier protein → MEQQEIINRLKEIIKTYVQDKEAFAAITPTTHLINDLKINSAHVVDIILDTEEAFDIEIDDEAAEKMLTVQAAVDIVSEKLGA
- a CDS encoding 4'-phosphopantetheinyl transferase superfamily protein: MIGNDIISLAEVPSLRPGFVKKVCRASEWQALRESFSSHLAIWLLWAAKESAYKVYLKDGGEQRFAPKRFFFRVSKIMGTTILGNTQTPIDNYQTLLTIDKELIFAESWSNAAAYQDIIRAHFTFSSKQYQAQSFQLREGVFALIAQHFGLPEPLLRIAKNSLGVPSIWCGKTCLPLSISLSHHGYFGSFCAVGPKVLVEDIKNGDLSKAE
- a CDS encoding beta-ketoacyl-[acyl-carrier-protein] synthase family protein — translated: MKRVVISGMGVVAPNAVGLPDFENALKTGHSGIRFLPELEELQFSCQVGGIPPLTHAHLQTYFSDLDLKQLKAHGIRFGCIAGIDAWKDAGLDYPLPSEEAPNWEAGCQFGAGMSGMSVIRSGIYTVDEGKVKRLGSSLIQQTMPSGISAYLSGLLGLGNQVSTNSSACSTGTEAIILGLERIRAGKAKIMLCGSCDSYGPYVWGGFDSMRVLCRKFNHSPEAASRPMSETASGFVPGSGAGALVLEELTHALDRGAPIYAEVIGGYINSGGHRQGGTMTAPNPKGIQRCIAGAIADAGIRPEDIDAISGHLTSTMGDVLEIKNWSEALNRKGNNFPKINSLKSMIGHCLSAAGAIESVAAVLQLKQQFLHPSINSEDLHPEISSTIDANCIPQTHTPHALNIIAKSSFGFGDVNSIVLFKHYNA